One Bombus pyrosoma isolate SC7728 linkage group LG9, ASM1482585v1, whole genome shotgun sequence genomic window carries:
- the LOC122571206 gene encoding mediator of RNA polymerase II transcription subunit 12 isoform X4 — protein MMGILYEKRPLKRPKLGPPDVYPQEPKQKEDELTSTNVKLGFATMPQMSEEFGTARHCNVTAAKVGAYFNAILAKKEELSTMPDTARKRQQINPKDNFWPVTARTKNGIEAWFKDLSGCKPLIALAKKAPNFNKKEEIFMMLCEYQVPMLRAAWFIKLSSAYTVAVSEAKIKKRQLPDPTTEWTGTLIKFLKDQLSKLQEYYYINNNIINSTSSNGIANNSCSGNNTGNNNNNNNNNNNVSNNANNNNGAANNQPATPNSSNQVATGNTMNEEHKLALKQWHYCIQLAKYMFEEGLLDRQELLQWILELLDKIKSSPSENGILKLLLPLALQYLEEFVQSELLARRLAYLCCRKLAHMCSNVETNGNPQSPSINKSDVNSGKDTAIANQVQNPLTAAFNDYLSCPHHRDVVYSLSTIIQVITLECPTALVWNSVGEGKAPSVLNGSPLDYLPCPPTALPCPPVSATNPTIKQLKIAQKNIRARSQAAEGKWSCDKWQQSSAGITTTKVLAALDALDRHSFDRMDSTNSLDTLYAKIFTSPPKDNTNERDTKTEYNPQQDSAVVEILCEWAVSAERWGEHRAMAVAKLLEKRQSEVTGETNDNDDKDSICSNGNPPVLPIFQSLLMKFLDMDAPVLDNTTTQSKVQFTNLVHLFSELIRHDVFSHDAYMCTLISRGDLIQGPVASKPGTPSNREQIDEDSLFTGIDLKPTKLEVPDHGRTMDYDDSKIDDDLDKLLQHIKEDQQNSMDAPDSPKEDALAGHGTQEGLDSKIPSSHSRHLLYTTHFPLPQDETCSQHDCNQRHVLLYGVGRVRDDARHIVKKMTKEVCKLFGKKFSIDVAEGGKVKKHSRSEFNFEAITLKFQNLSYFDQHVVTWQCATQVIEMLNTFALAGSSYLPVQEHVAFLFDLMELALNIYGLIDVCIQILKELPEVETQLGIRNSQLVRSYTTSLSLYVVGVLRRYHCCLLLSPEQTTAVFDLLCKVVKHVSNPSDCSSAERCVLAHLYDLYSSCSLLKTKPHGVEAFSNAYPKIRTALYSTLQPTTSSHVYNSQFMVDVFTSPRRGGKIEPQWARQLNETPANRYSFVCNAIVAVCSETDNDKLNDIAITCAELTACCNALNAEWLGVLMALCCSSNSSAFYIDVLNQVDVQDLSIHNSLAVFTSILIARHCFSLEDFVVHIALPSLVKACNEGRGDADMEAEAGARLTCHLLLRLFKTVECPQPALYSVSTSPHPLPNGNSRGYSIKLSCDRHLLAAAHNNIRVGPVLAVLKAILVVADATAGKQPPKKPDVPINHSNKAGGPASVGVGVGVTTGGPSELSISHILGTSDILGGGDDLGLDLAISSSSSSAGMTTENVKGLSDFAQHVLRQICSQEWVLERCLQNPEELCHPDMLLDNMLTPRQAQRLLHMICYPETSTDAFIDQKTHITNILENLEQWSLRMSWLDLQLMYKQFPPGSSDLSQWLDTVAKAAIDVFQLNTMSSKPDKRSGSIWLVAPLVSKLPSAVQGRVLKVAGQVLESGNWSKTATGRERNRSKSPSLFNHQPFLSLVLTCLKGQDDQREGLLMSLHSQLSQFLNISKEEKNFVTEDPKTREVLQDALQLRFSLVGGVFDTIQRNTTATTDWAILLVQLVSYGVIDLNNNSGLFTTVIDMLATLIHSTLVSDSQSEKDENKKHYQNLMKKLKKELGDRNSPSIRYVRQLLPLPKLTMEVITCEPVGCLTDTKGNKIAGFDSIDKKQGLQVCDSQRVSAWEVLEGHKNPAPISWAWFRAVRLERKPLTYQNAHKLLRYHTHSQIRPPSHYLEPPPLPPEDLEPDKKESEPGKADTPMSIDSPGRVTGSVGSSGVGNAITNGKGKAMKTRKHRKNRGAATPTTPVSQQIQQPPNQLQQMSFGNQQVPVSQQPGMFTGQPPQHQQPWYTNQQTHAPAQPYAYGQQLPPTPVGPRYDRPGMNNQSKQALSHMLRLRLPSNQLISSQQQANAAPVTGPGAFQGMQRQQFIRQQLRAQHGAPNINPQQGMFASQQQQQQPQQQGIYTGMQQGMNQNYAGYGGQQMMPQQQQQQQQQQQAPQQAQQQQQLLQQQQQQQGLMNQQQNMMFSNQQQMMGPQRAQEYIPQQRMQPGATRPPYLQAPNVTMNTMGPMGGGVQSQPAPPYRQTSGKPGTVGVTGVGTTNVGLQQNQQFQQQQAINQQRMRQQMLAMQQQQQQAQQQQQAQQQQQQQGNAGGQQPTPQLVTHLQRHLSQPPQHYQHQPPPY, from the exons ATGATGGGAATACTGTATGAGAAAAGGCCACTAAAACGGCCTAAATTAGGGCCGCCGGACGTCTATCCTCAAGAACCTAAACAGAAAGAAGATGAACTTACGTCCACAAATGTCAAACTGGGCTTTGCCACAATGCCCCAGATGTCAGAGGAATTTGGGACAGCGAGACATTGTAATGTCACTGCTGCCAAAGTTGGAGCATATTTCAATGCAATTTTGGCTAAGAAAGAAGAGCTCTCTACAATGCCAGATACTGCAAGGAAACGACAACAAATTAATCCAAAAGATAATTTTTGGCCAGTAACTGCTAGAACAAAAAATGGCATTGAGGCGTGGTTCAAAGATTTGTCTGGGTGTAAACCACTGATAGCTCTTGCTAAGAAAGCTCCTAACTtcaataagaaagaagaaatattcatgATGCTTTGTGAGTATCAAGTACCAATGCTTAGAGCAGCTTGGTTTATTAAACTTAGCTCTGCTTATACAGTAGCAGTTTCAGAAgccaaaataaaaaagaggcAGTTGCCTGACCCAACTACAG AATGGACAGGAACACTTATTAAATTCTTGAAGGATCAGCTTTCAAAACTAcaggaatattattatataaataataatataataaatagtactAGTAGTAATGGTATAGCAAATAATTCTTGCAGTGGGAACAACACTGggaataacaataataataacaataataacaataatgtCAGTAATaatgctaataataataatggagCAGCTAATAATCAGCCAGCTACACCAAATTCAAGTAACCAAGTAGCAACTGGAAATACTATGAATGAGGAACATAAATTAGCATTAAAACAATGGCATTATTGCATACAATTGGCAAAGTATATGTTTGAAGAAGGTTTATTAGATAGGCAAGAATTACTACAATggattttagaattattagataaaattaaatcttccCCTTCAGAAAATGGTATTTTGAAACTTCTGTTGCCATTGGCATTGCAGTATTTAGAGGAATTCGTGCAATCTGAATTATTAGCCAGACGTTTGGCATATTTATGTTGCCGCAAATTGGCACATATGTGTAGTAACGTAGAAACCAATGGCAATCCACAAAGTCCgtccataaataaaagtgaTGTTAACAGTGGAAAAGACACTGCCATTGCTAATCAAGTTCAAAATCCATTAACTGCTGCCTTTAATGACTATTTGTCATGTCCACATCACAGGGATGTGGTTTATAGTTTGTCAACAATAATACAA GTTATAACACTAGAATGTCCTACTGCGTTAGTTTGGAATAGCGTTGGCGAAGGAAAAGCTCCATCTGTGTTAAATGGTTCTCCTTTAGATTATTTACCATGTCCCCCTACAGCTTTACCATGTCCACCTGTGAGTGCAACTAATCCTACAATAAAACAACTGAAAATTGctcaaaaaaatattcgagcaAGATCTCAAGCTGCTGAAGGAAAATGGTCATGTGATAAGTGGCAGCAAAGCAGTGCTGGAATAACAACAACTAAAGTACTGGCAGCCTTAGATGCTTTAGATCGGCATAGTTTTGATAGAATGGATTCTACTAATTCGTTAGATACTTTGTAcgctaaaatatttacatcgcCTCCAAAAGATAATACCAATGAACGAGATACAAAAACGGAATATAATCCACAACAAGATTCTGCTGTAGTTGAAATTCTATGCGAATGGGCAGTGAGCGCCGAAAGATGGGGAGAGCATAGAGCAATGGCAGTTGCAAAGCTGCTGGAGAAACGGCAGAGTGAAGTTACTGGGGAAACGAACGATAACGATGATAAAGATAGCATCTGTAGTAATGGAAATCCACCTGTGCttccaatttttcaatcaTTACTTATGAAATTCTTGGACATGGATGCCCCGGTACTAGATAATACAACAACTCAGTCAAAAGTTCAGTTCACGAATTTGGTTCACTTATTTTCAGAATTAATTAGACATGATGTATTTTCACACGATGCATACATGTGTACACTTATCTCAAGAGGAGATCTCATACAAG gcCCTGTGGCTAGCAAACCTGGAACTCCGAGTAATCGAGAACAAATCGACGAAGACAGCTTGTTTACTGGGATAGATTTAAAACCAACGAAATTAGAAGTACCAGATCACGGACGAACGATGGATTATGATGACAGTAAAATTGACGATGATTtggataaattattacaacaCATCAAAGAAGATCAACAAAATAGCATGGATGCACCTGACAGTCCTAAAGAAGATGCATTAGCTGGGCATGGAACTCAAGAAGGATTGGATTCAAAAATACCATCGAGTCACAGTAGACATTTATTGTATACAACGCATTTCCCATTACCACag GATGAAACATGCAGTCAACATGACTGTAATCAACGACATGTATTACTGTATGGAGTAGGTCGCGTTAGAGACGACGCTAGacatattgttaaaaaaatgacgaaagaagtatgtaaattattcgGAAAAAAATTTAGCATTGACGTTGCAGAAGGTGGTAAAGTAAAGAAACATTCCCGAAGTGAATTCAACTTTGAAGCGATTACGCTGAAGTTTCAGAATCTCAGTTATTTTGATCAACACGTAGTGACGTGGCAATGCGCGACACAAGTTATAGAAATGTTGAATACATTTGCATTGGCTGGTTCGTCTTATTTGCCAGTCCAAGAACATGTAGCATTTCTATTCGATTTAATGGAATTagcgttaaatatatatggcCTGATAGATGTTTGCATTCAAATACTAAAGGAATTACCAGAAGTTGAAACACAGTTGGGAATTAGAAACAGTCAGCTTGTTAGAAGTTATACTACAAGTTTAAGTTTATATGTTGTAGGAGTATTGAGAAGATATCATTGTTGTTTGTTAT TATCTCCGGAACAAACAACAGCGGTATTCGATTTACTTTGTAAAGTTGTAAAGCATGTATCCAATCCTAGTGATTGTAGTTCTGCTGAACGATGTGTATTAGCGCATCTTTACGATTTATACTCGTCTTGTTCATTGCTGAAAACGAAACCACATGGAGTTGAAGCATTTAGCAATGCTTATCCTAAAATCCGAACGGCTCTTTACAGCACGTTACAACCAACAACGTCGAGTCATGTGTATAATTCACAATTTATGGTAGACGTTTTTACCAGTCCAAGACGTGGTGGAAAAATCGAACCGCAATGGGCTAGACAATTGAACGAGACACCGGCGAATCGTTACAGTTTTGTTTGCAACGCAATAGTTGCAGTTTGCAGTGAGACggataatgataaattaaatgacATTGCGATAACATGCGCGGAATTAACAGCTTGTTGTAATGCACTTAACGCCGAATGGCTCGGAGTCCTTATGGCACTTTGTTGTTCTTCAAATAGCTCCGCCTTTTATATTGACGTGTTAAATCAGGTTGATGTACAAGACCTAAGTATACATAACTCTCTGGCTGTATTCACGTCAATTttaattg cAAGACACTGCTTCTCATTGGAGGATTTTGTTGTgcatatagcattaccatccTTAGTTAAAGCTTGTAATGAAGGTCGCGGAGACGCAGATATGGAAGCTGAAGCTGGAGCACGTTTAACCTGCCATTTGCTTCTACGGCTTTTCAAGACTGTCGAATGTCCCCAACCGGCGCTTTATTCCGTGAGCACAAGTCCTCACCCTTTACCAAATGGAAATTCCAGGGGTTACagtataaaattaagttgTGATAGACACTTGCTGGCAGCTGCTCACAATAACATCAGGGTCGGTCCGGTTTTAGCTGTACTGAAAGCTATCTTAGTTGTCGCCGATGCAACTGCTGGTAAACAACCTCCAAAGAAACCAGATGTGCCGATAAATCATTCGAATAAAGCAGGAGGACCAGCTAGTGTTGGTGTTGGTGTTGGGGTAACTACAGGTGGACCAAGCGAATTGTCTATCAGTCATATCCTAGGTACCAGTGATATTCTAGGAGGTGGCGATGACTTGGGACTTGATCTAGCAATATCTTCATCTAGCAGCAGCGCTGGAATGACTACGGAAAATGTGAAAGGATTGTCAGACTTTGCGCAACATGTCCTCAGACAAATCTGCAGCCAAGAGTGGGTTTTAGAAAGATGTTTACAAAACCCAGAAGAACTTTGTCATCCCGACATGTTACTCGATAACATGCTGACACCGCGTCAAGCTCAACGGTTACTTCATATGATCTGCTATCCGGAGACTTCTACAGATGCATTTATTGACCAGAAGACTCACATAACAAACATTTTGGAAAATCTGGAGCAATGGAGTTTAAGAATGTCGTGGCTTGATCTGCAACTCATGTACAAACAATTTCCTCCAGGATCGAGCGATCTTTCACAGTGGTTGGACACCGTTGCCAAAGCTGCAATCGATGTGTTTCAATTGAATACTATGTCAAGTAAGCCAGACAAACGGTCTGGTTCGATATGGTTAGTTGCACCGCTTGTTTCAAAATTACCAAGCGCAGTGCAAGGTCGAGTCTTAAAAGTAGCGGGCCAGGTATTAGAATCCGGTAATTGGTCAAAAACAGCGACAGGTCGTGAGAGAAATAGATCGAAATCGCCATCTCTGTTTAATCATCAACCGTTTCTCTCGTTAGTACTCACTTGCCTCAAAGGTCAGGACGATCAAAGAGAGGGCCTTCTGATGTCTCTGCATTCGCAGCTATCGCAGTTCTTGAACATTAgcaaagaggagaaaaattttgttaccgAAGATCCTAAGACGAGAGAGGTGTTGCAAGATGCATTGCAATTGAGATTTAGCCTCGTCGGTGGAGTCTTTGATACTATACAAAGAAATACGACTGCTACCACAGACTGGGCTATCTTATTGGTTCAGCTGGTTAGCTATGGTGTtatagatttaaataataattctggATTGTTTACTACTGTCATAGATATGTTAGCAACCCTAATACATTCTACTCTAGTTTCCGATTCGCAGTCCGAGaaggatgaaaataaaaaacattatcAAAACTTaatgaaaaagttgaaaaaggAACTCGGCGATAGAAATTCTCCCAGTATTCGATATGTCAGACAATTGTTACCACTGCCAAAATTAACGATGGAAGTAATTACGTGTGAGCCAGTTGGATGTTTGACAGAcacaaaaggaaataaaatagctgGTTTTGATAGTATTGATAAAAAACAA GGTTTACAAGTATGTGATTCCCAAAGGGTATCTGCATGGGAAGTATTAGAAGGTCATAAAAATCCAGCACCAATTTCCTGGGCCTGGTTTAGAGCAGTTCGATTGGAACGTAAGCCTCTTACGTACCAAAATGCTCATAAGCTTTTACGATATCATACACATAGTCAAATTAGACCTCCTAGCCATTACTTGGAGCCACCACCATTACCTCCGGAAGATTTAGAACCAGATAAAAAGGAATCAGAACCTGGCAAAGCTGATACACCAATGAGTATCGATTCTCCTGGAAGAGTAACAGGTAGTGTTGGCAGTAGTGGAGTTGGTAATGCTATTACCAATGGCAAAGGAAAAGCTATGAAGACACGAAAGCATAGAAAGAATAGAGGAGCTGCTACACCTACTACACCTGTTTCACAACAAATTCAG CAACCACCAAATCAACTACAACAAATGTCATTTGGAAATCAACAAGTACCCGTTAGTCAACAACCTGGGATGTTTACTGGTCAACCGCCACAACATCAACAACCTTGGTACACCAATCAGCAAACTCACGCACCAGCTCAGCCATATGCATATGGACAACAATTACCACCAACTCCAGTTGGACCCAGATACGACAGACCAGGCATGAACAATCAATCAAAACAGGCGCTTTCTCACATGTTACGTTTACGGCTACCGTCCAATCAATTAATAAGCTCTCAGCAACAAGCAAATGCCGCACCTGTCACTGGGCCTGGAGCGTTCCAAGGAATGCAGAGACAACAATTCATCAGACAACAATTGAGAGCTCAACATGGAGCTCCAAATATCAATCCACAACAAGGAATGTTTGCTTcgcaacagcagcaacaacaaccgCAACAACAAGGAATTTACACTGGAATGCAACAgg gaATGAATCAAAATTATGCAGGATATGGGGGTCAACAAATGATGccacaacaacaacaacagcagcagcaacaacagcaagcGCCTCAACAAgcacagcaacaacaacagttgttacagcagcagcagcaacaacaaggTTTAATGAATCAACAACAGAACATGATGTTTTCTAATCAGCAGCAAATGATGGGACCTCAAAGGGCGCAAGAGTATATACCACAACAACGTATGCAACCTGGAGCTACGAGGCCACCGTACCTTCAG GCTCCAAATGTTACAATGAATACAATGGGTCCAATGGGAGGTGGAGTTCAAAGTCAACCAGCACCACCATATCGGCAAACCAGTGGAAAACCTGGTACGGTTGGTGTAACGGGAGTAGGCACTACTAACGTCGGCTTACAACAAAATCAACAATTCCAACAG